In Candidatus Thermoplasmatota archaeon, the following are encoded in one genomic region:
- a CDS encoding DNA polymerase II large subunit, which produces MGARVEDPAEDIAERDEAEVEKDFEVPEVALASASSVAMSAAMRAYFDALKRELDRSYDVARKARARGLDPALEPEIPMAEDLAQRVEELVGPPGVAAQVRELAAAGKNREELSLIVAKDVAASTFAATQNKEKAVDQAVRTGLAILTEGVLVAPLEGVAGVRILRNDDGTDCVAVSYAGPIRAAGGTAQALSLLIADVVRRELGLGRYVPTAQEIERYKEEVAAYKTVMHLQSNPTPQQVELIVKGCPVCIDGEGTEEEEVSGYRNLPRFQTNKIRGGMALVLSDGMILKASKIQKHVKNLRMDGWEFIDSFANKDKGADAQGQMTDAQGRTIIQADWKFVSEITAGRPILAHPSRKGGFRLRYGRARTGGIASTAIHPATMVLCDDFLALGTQMKIERPGKATVVTPCDGIQGPTVVLDNGDLAYVSNTADARRLRARVRRIVDLGDILVPYGEFAENNKPMPQSPYVHEWWALEAAKASERGQPGAPARPASIEEALRLAGELGLPLHPDWLLCWHDVRADDVRKLSAWVEADGRWVSHEDVVTLSLPADPTMKELLVELLALHHQRGDRLLLDPDRTAPALLLGLGLDPVAPMAAAPDTPIPRRRSWDGYLGPNHALALASHLAGVEVRARSPFRVGARMGRPEKAAERKMSPPVHSLFPIGNEGGLQRLVRDAAKAHQKSRDGTERAGFEVEIGMRRCPSCGKRDFTNLCECGGHTQPERGRPEKAWVNLAARIEAAQRRLDLARLPETIKGVVGLVSPTKTPEPLEKGILRAKHEVYTFKDGTIRYDMTDVPLTHFRPREIGTPVERLRELGYTHDVGGEPLSNEEQILELRVQDLIVSRDCGEYLLRAAQFLDELLERFYGLPAFYRAQTPHDLVGHLLAGLAPHTSGAVACRLIGYTSGQAMLAHPFYHAAKRRNCDGDEDCVMLLLDGLLNFSRVYLPEKRGGLMDAPLVLTTRIDPSEIDKEAHNLDVGTRYPAAFYEATMRHADPKEVRKAMDTVESRLGTERQYEGFGYTHETSDLGEGPTVSAYKSLGKMTDKVDAQLSLGAKIRAVDVADVGARVIEYHLLPDLVGNLKAFSRQRVRCTKCNAKFRRIPLKGVCLKCKNNLTMTVYEASVKKYLEVSKRIAERYGVKQYTKQRIDLVEEAMKSLFTNDKVKTTTLADFL; this is translated from the coding sequence ATGGGAGCGCGCGTCGAGGACCCCGCCGAGGACATCGCCGAGCGCGACGAGGCGGAGGTCGAGAAGGACTTCGAGGTCCCCGAGGTCGCCCTCGCGTCCGCTTCGAGCGTCGCGATGTCCGCGGCCATGCGGGCCTACTTCGACGCCCTCAAGCGCGAGCTCGACCGCTCGTACGACGTGGCCCGCAAGGCGCGGGCCAGGGGCCTCGACCCCGCGCTGGAGCCTGAGATCCCCATGGCAGAGGACCTGGCCCAGCGCGTCGAGGAGCTCGTGGGCCCGCCCGGCGTGGCAGCCCAGGTCCGAGAGCTTGCCGCCGCCGGCAAGAACCGCGAGGAGCTCTCCCTCATCGTCGCAAAGGACGTGGCCGCCTCGACCTTCGCCGCGACGCAGAACAAGGAGAAGGCGGTCGACCAGGCGGTCCGAACCGGCCTTGCGATCCTCACCGAGGGCGTCCTCGTCGCGCCGCTTGAGGGCGTGGCGGGAGTGCGCATCCTCCGAAACGACGACGGCACCGATTGCGTGGCCGTCTCCTACGCGGGGCCCATCCGCGCGGCCGGCGGCACGGCGCAGGCGCTCTCGCTTCTCATCGCCGACGTCGTCCGCCGCGAGCTCGGCCTTGGCCGCTACGTCCCCACGGCGCAGGAGATCGAGCGCTACAAGGAGGAGGTGGCGGCGTACAAGACGGTCATGCACCTGCAGAGCAATCCCACGCCGCAGCAGGTCGAGCTCATCGTCAAGGGCTGCCCGGTGTGCATCGACGGCGAAGGAACGGAGGAGGAAGAGGTCTCCGGCTACCGCAACCTGCCGCGCTTCCAGACGAACAAGATCCGCGGCGGCATGGCGCTTGTCCTCTCCGACGGCATGATCCTCAAGGCGAGCAAGATCCAAAAGCACGTCAAGAACCTGCGGATGGACGGCTGGGAATTCATCGACTCGTTTGCCAACAAGGACAAGGGCGCCGACGCCCAAGGCCAGATGACCGACGCGCAGGGCCGCACGATCATCCAGGCGGACTGGAAGTTCGTGTCGGAGATCACGGCGGGTCGACCCATCCTCGCGCACCCGTCGCGCAAGGGAGGCTTCCGCCTCCGGTACGGCCGGGCGCGCACGGGTGGCATCGCCTCCACGGCGATCCACCCAGCGACCATGGTGCTCTGCGACGATTTCCTCGCGCTTGGCACGCAGATGAAGATCGAGCGCCCCGGCAAGGCGACCGTCGTCACGCCGTGCGACGGCATCCAAGGCCCGACCGTCGTGCTCGACAATGGCGACCTTGCCTACGTTTCCAACACGGCGGATGCGCGGCGGCTTCGCGCGCGCGTTCGCCGTATCGTCGATCTTGGCGACATCCTCGTCCCCTACGGCGAGTTCGCCGAGAACAACAAGCCCATGCCGCAGAGCCCGTACGTGCACGAATGGTGGGCGTTGGAGGCGGCCAAAGCCTCGGAGCGCGGGCAGCCGGGCGCGCCCGCCCGACCCGCGTCCATCGAAGAGGCCCTCCGCCTCGCGGGAGAGCTTGGACTTCCTCTGCATCCCGACTGGCTCCTGTGCTGGCACGACGTTCGCGCCGACGACGTGCGGAAGCTCTCCGCGTGGGTGGAGGCGGACGGCCGATGGGTCTCGCACGAGGACGTCGTCACGCTTTCGCTTCCCGCCGATCCCACCATGAAGGAGCTCCTCGTGGAGCTTCTGGCGCTCCACCACCAGCGCGGGGATCGTCTGCTCCTCGACCCGGACCGGACCGCGCCTGCGCTCCTGCTCGGGCTTGGCCTCGATCCGGTCGCGCCCATGGCCGCGGCGCCGGATACCCCCATCCCGAGGCGCCGCTCGTGGGACGGCTACCTTGGCCCCAACCATGCGCTCGCGCTCGCGTCGCACCTCGCCGGGGTCGAGGTTCGCGCCCGCTCGCCGTTTCGCGTGGGCGCGCGCATGGGTCGCCCGGAGAAGGCCGCCGAGCGCAAGATGAGCCCGCCTGTGCACTCGCTGTTCCCCATCGGCAACGAAGGCGGGCTCCAGCGGCTCGTGCGCGACGCGGCGAAGGCCCACCAGAAGAGCCGCGACGGCACCGAGCGCGCGGGCTTCGAGGTCGAGATCGGAATGCGCCGGTGCCCCTCCTGCGGGAAGCGAGACTTCACGAACCTTTGCGAATGCGGCGGGCACACGCAGCCCGAGCGGGGGCGTCCGGAGAAGGCCTGGGTGAACCTCGCAGCCCGCATCGAAGCGGCCCAGCGTCGACTCGACCTCGCCCGGCTCCCGGAGACGATCAAGGGCGTGGTGGGGCTCGTGAGCCCGACGAAGACCCCCGAGCCCTTGGAGAAGGGTATCCTCCGCGCCAAGCACGAGGTCTACACGTTCAAGGACGGCACGATCCGCTACGATATGACGGACGTGCCGCTCACGCATTTCCGTCCCCGCGAGATCGGCACGCCGGTCGAGCGCCTCCGCGAGCTTGGCTACACGCACGACGTCGGCGGCGAGCCTTTGTCGAACGAGGAGCAGATCCTCGAGCTTCGCGTGCAGGACCTCATTGTGAGCCGCGATTGCGGGGAGTACCTGCTGCGCGCGGCGCAGTTTCTCGACGAGCTCCTCGAGCGCTTCTACGGCCTGCCGGCGTTCTACCGGGCGCAGACGCCCCACGACCTCGTCGGGCACCTCTTGGCGGGGCTTGCGCCCCACACCTCCGGCGCGGTCGCCTGTCGGCTCATCGGCTACACGTCGGGCCAGGCGATGCTCGCGCACCCGTTCTACCACGCGGCCAAGCGCCGCAACTGCGACGGCGACGAGGACTGCGTCATGCTCCTCCTCGACGGCCTCCTCAACTTCAGCCGCGTGTACCTGCCGGAGAAGCGGGGCGGGCTCATGGACGCGCCGCTTGTGCTCACGACGCGGATCGATCCCTCCGAGATCGACAAGGAGGCGCACAACCTCGACGTGGGCACGCGCTACCCGGCGGCCTTCTACGAGGCGACCATGCGTCACGCGGACCCCAAAGAGGTTCGCAAGGCCATGGACACGGTCGAGTCGCGCCTTGGGACCGAGCGGCAGTACGAGGGATTCGGCTACACGCACGAGACCTCGGATCTGGGCGAGGGCCCCACCGTGTCGGCGTACAAGTCGCTGGGCAAGATGACCGACAAGGTGGACGCGCAGCTGTCGCTTGGCGCCAAGATCCGCGCCGTGGACGTCGCCGACGTGGGCGCGCGCGTCATCGAGTACCACCTGCTGCCCGATCTCGTTGGCAACCTCAAGGCGTTCTCGCGTCAGCGCGTCCGGTGCACGAAGTGCAACGCGAAGTTCCGGCGCATCCCGCTCAAGGGGGTCTGCCTCAAGTGCAAGAACAACCTCACGATGACCGTCTACGAGGCCTCCGTCAAGAAGTACCTCGAGGTCTCCAAGCGCATCGCCGAGCGCTACGGCGTGAAGCAGTACACGAAGCAGCGCATCGATCTCGTCGAGGAGGCGATGAAGTCGCTGTTCACAAACGACAAGGTCAAGACGACGACGTTGGCGGATTTCCTGTAG
- a CDS encoding TlpA disulfide reductase family protein yields MLKRTVAIGIAAVLVATSAAALVALQPPAASEEPVNPQSQTSPAEPPVAESKLLTPVEDVLLELPAALAPVAVPLDLVYNFKVDKEYGILRVEVLGPGGAGLLNNADVKVIGPSGDAVIHYSGSDLLIPNKRDPTNAKPTILGFALNPEPGAYKLQLQGVSSAFKLTVWGIAGVPAFEFAIADAFGKEAGTLSDLRGRVVIIDLMATWCGPCKAAMDVFNEVYGEYSRDEFEIVSVDVDARESEDDLRTLFEKEGWAQWYATMDDGTVNAEYGSGFIPTMAIVDPNGVLIYYEIGMKMNADELRDLINRALGKQ; encoded by the coding sequence ATGCTGAAACGAACCGTCGCCATCGGAATCGCCGCCGTCCTCGTCGCCACCTCGGCCGCCGCGCTCGTCGCGCTGCAGCCGCCGGCGGCAAGCGAGGAGCCCGTGAACCCGCAATCGCAAACGTCGCCGGCGGAGCCGCCGGTTGCGGAATCGAAGCTTCTGACGCCCGTCGAGGACGTGCTCTTGGAGCTTCCCGCCGCGCTTGCGCCGGTGGCCGTGCCGCTGGACCTCGTGTACAATTTCAAGGTTGACAAGGAATACGGCATCCTTCGCGTGGAGGTCCTTGGGCCCGGCGGCGCCGGCCTGCTCAACAACGCCGACGTGAAGGTGATCGGGCCCTCGGGCGACGCCGTGATCCACTATTCGGGCAGCGATCTCCTCATCCCCAACAAGCGCGACCCGACGAACGCGAAGCCCACGATCCTCGGCTTTGCGCTCAACCCGGAGCCGGGCGCGTACAAGCTGCAGCTTCAGGGCGTCTCGTCGGCCTTCAAGCTCACGGTGTGGGGCATCGCGGGCGTCCCCGCGTTCGAATTCGCGATCGCCGACGCCTTTGGCAAGGAGGCCGGCACGCTGTCGGACCTGCGCGGGCGCGTGGTCATCATCGACCTCATGGCGACCTGGTGCGGGCCCTGCAAGGCCGCCATGGACGTCTTCAACGAGGTGTACGGCGAGTACAGCCGCGACGAGTTCGAGATCGTGAGCGTCGACGTCGACGCCCGCGAGAGCGAGGACGACCTGCGCACCCTCTTCGAGAAGGAGGGTTGGGCGCAGTGGTACGCCACGATGGACGATGGCACGGTGAACGCCGAGTACGGATCGGGCTTCATCCCGACCATGGCGATCGTCGATCCCAACGGCGTGCTCATCTATTACGAGATTGGCATGAAGATGAACGCAGACGAGCTCCGGGATCTCATCAACCGGGCGCTCGGAAAGCAATAG
- a CDS encoding aquaporin has product MTETQSWKKYVAEMLGTFTLVFLGCAAILSGAGYVGIALAFGLALTIGIVAFGPLSGGHFNPAVTIAMWLNKKTSTQDVVPYVVCQIIGATIAAGVLYAMWAVGGTASTTAMTAIGGTATNWTGITATGALLGEIFLTALFVVAIFAAVSRPNLQAYAPLVIGLALAGIHFAAMGLTGASVNPARSLGPALFNANNVLTAEFAMAYVVGPVVGGLLGAFVWRFASEEQPTAWVAPKRAMEVRA; this is encoded by the coding sequence ATGACGGAGACGCAAAGCTGGAAGAAGTACGTGGCCGAGATGCTCGGGACGTTCACCCTGGTGTTCCTCGGCTGCGCCGCGATCTTGAGCGGCGCGGGCTACGTCGGCATCGCCCTCGCCTTCGGGCTGGCGTTGACGATCGGCATCGTGGCTTTTGGCCCCCTCTCGGGCGGCCACTTCAACCCCGCCGTGACGATCGCGATGTGGTTGAACAAGAAGACTTCGACGCAAGACGTCGTGCCCTACGTCGTCTGCCAGATCATCGGCGCAACGATCGCCGCGGGCGTTCTGTACGCGATGTGGGCCGTCGGCGGAACGGCGAGCACCACCGCCATGACGGCAATCGGCGGCACGGCGACCAACTGGACCGGCATCACGGCCACGGGCGCGCTCCTTGGTGAGATCTTCCTCACGGCGCTCTTCGTGGTCGCCATCTTCGCGGCCGTCTCGCGCCCCAACCTGCAGGCCTACGCCCCGCTCGTGATCGGCCTCGCCTTGGCCGGCATCCACTTTGCCGCCATGGGCCTCACGGGGGCAAGCGTGAACCCCGCTCGCAGCCTCGGGCCGGCGCTGTTCAACGCGAACAACGTCCTCACGGCCGAGTTCGCCATGGCGTACGTGGTGGGCCCCGTTGTCGGCGGCCTCCTGGGGGCCTTCGTGTGGCGCTTTGCCTCCGAAGAGCAGCCCACCGCCTGGGTCGCGCCCAAGCGCGCCATGGAAGTCCGAGCGTAG
- a CDS encoding TlpA disulfide reductase family protein has protein sequence MAFGKLAALAIAAAVVAGSGVALFALNGSGGDAPVEPASTTTPPAQRPVDLSPIRDVLLAQSFVFNPLSIQPLAKTVFTVDAAKGYNMVQVDIAGDLQGAYATALPSIKIKDPSGSVVVDYSRQARFGYPSIPANPVTGPYEARPFTIASLWKFAPGEYTVEVSGVSTPITLSILGLRGAAPDFTLADALGKGTIQLSELRGKAVIVDLFATWCGPCKALMKTFAEIYPQYAREQLEIVSVDVDPAESDADIRSLFESNGWAWYAGMDDGTVDANYGSGYIPTMAVVNAQGLLVYRHIGSGITAEELKAIIDHAIAGSPVATASSAVSALVVTNLRLAKPAVQPGDDLEFRADVNDAGLVTESYFTVCRADPPPYTCFAKVPMTLQGTTLVGTTAGNAEVPKLENGWDMELHLFVRDATGKRHEYPENDAYRFTVGASSAAAVPGLEPLLALSLLGAAALVLRRP, from the coding sequence TTGGCATTCGGGAAGCTGGCAGCATTGGCCATTGCGGCAGCGGTCGTGGCCGGATCCGGCGTGGCGCTCTTTGCGCTCAACGGGAGCGGGGGCGACGCGCCTGTGGAGCCGGCATCGACGACCACGCCCCCGGCGCAACGTCCGGTCGACCTTTCGCCGATCCGCGACGTGCTTCTTGCGCAAAGCTTCGTCTTCAACCCGCTTTCCATCCAGCCCCTGGCCAAGACCGTGTTCACCGTGGACGCGGCCAAGGGCTACAACATGGTCCAAGTGGACATCGCAGGCGACCTCCAGGGCGCGTATGCGACCGCGTTGCCCTCGATCAAGATCAAGGACCCGAGCGGAAGCGTCGTCGTCGACTACAGCCGGCAAGCCCGCTTCGGCTACCCGTCGATCCCAGCCAACCCCGTCACGGGCCCCTACGAGGCGCGTCCCTTTACGATCGCTTCCCTGTGGAAGTTCGCGCCGGGAGAGTACACGGTCGAGGTAAGCGGCGTCTCGACGCCCATCACGCTCAGCATCTTGGGCCTTCGCGGAGCCGCGCCCGACTTCACGCTTGCCGACGCCCTCGGCAAGGGCACGATCCAACTTTCCGAGCTTCGCGGCAAGGCCGTCATCGTGGACCTCTTCGCCACGTGGTGCGGCCCCTGCAAGGCGCTCATGAAGACGTTCGCCGAGATCTACCCGCAGTACGCGCGCGAGCAGCTGGAGATCGTGAGCGTCGACGTCGACCCCGCCGAGAGCGATGCGGACATTCGCTCGCTGTTCGAGAGCAATGGCTGGGCCTGGTACGCCGGCATGGACGACGGTACGGTGGATGCAAACTACGGATCGGGCTACATCCCGACGATGGCCGTCGTCAACGCGCAGGGCCTGCTCGTCTACCGCCACATCGGAAGCGGCATCACCGCAGAGGAGCTCAAGGCGATCATCGACCACGCGATCGCCGGATCGCCGGTTGCGACCGCCAGCTCGGCCGTCTCCGCGCTTGTCGTCACGAACCTGCGCCTTGCCAAGCCCGCCGTGCAGCCCGGCGACGACCTCGAGTTCCGCGCCGACGTGAACGACGCTGGCCTTGTCACGGAATCGTACTTCACCGTCTGCCGCGCCGACCCGCCGCCGTACACGTGCTTTGCCAAGGTCCCCATGACGCTCCAGGGAACGACGCTTGTCGGAACGACCGCGGGCAACGCGGAAGTCCCCAAGCTCGAGAACGGCTGGGACATGGAGCTCCACCTGTTCGTGCGGGACGCCACCGGCAAGCGGCACGAGTACCCCGAGAACGACGCCTACCGCTTCACCGTCGGCGCGTCCTCGGCCGCCGCCGTCCCCGGGCTTGAGCCCCTGCTCGCCCTTTCGCTCCTGGGCGCCGCTGCCCTTGTCCTCCGGAGGCCGTAA
- a CDS encoding TlpA disulfide reductase family protein produces the protein MFRAKPAAALAVALFVVGAAIVATPPPVPLEQAAVSHTREDPPAIGGRPLPPADDLLFDQRFEGSGAGGKHSFESSFTVEREYNFLEIRLGADGLMGAGWTYEVRILDPEGNVVADLEYDIGPFPWYGLPSMGVTSDTSPAASVLVPLQGSYAVELEVSGGMTAIVAVRGVAGKAADFTIDDVLGKGTFRLSEQAGKVVLVELMSTWCSICQRMAPKLQTMYESYDRARFELVGVDTDVKDTKEGLRHFMESHGATSYAGMDDGTVIKAYAGGQTGWPRWAVVDPAGNWIYANAGEVPIEELRAAIDAALDGR, from the coding sequence ATGTTTCGCGCCAAGCCCGCAGCAGCGCTCGCAGTCGCCCTGTTCGTTGTCGGCGCGGCGATCGTCGCCACCCCGCCTCCGGTTCCGCTGGAGCAGGCCGCTGTCTCCCACACGCGCGAGGATCCGCCCGCGATCGGCGGACGACCGTTGCCGCCGGCCGACGACCTGCTGTTCGATCAGCGGTTTGAGGGCTCGGGCGCGGGCGGCAAGCACTCGTTCGAGTCCTCCTTCACGGTCGAGCGCGAGTACAACTTCCTCGAGATCCGGCTGGGTGCCGACGGCCTCATGGGCGCCGGGTGGACCTACGAGGTCCGCATCCTCGATCCAGAGGGGAACGTCGTGGCGGACCTGGAATACGACATCGGCCCCTTCCCCTGGTACGGCCTCCCATCGATGGGAGTGACGAGCGACACCTCGCCGGCGGCGTCCGTTCTCGTGCCTCTCCAAGGCTCGTACGCGGTCGAGCTTGAAGTCTCGGGCGGGATGACCGCCATCGTTGCGGTCCGAGGCGTCGCCGGCAAGGCCGCCGACTTCACGATCGACGACGTCCTCGGGAAGGGCACCTTCCGGCTGTCCGAGCAGGCGGGCAAGGTCGTGCTCGTCGAGCTCATGTCCACCTGGTGCTCGATCTGCCAGCGAATGGCCCCGAAACTCCAGACGATGTACGAGTCCTACGACCGAGCGCGCTTTGAGCTGGTGGGCGTGGACACGGATGTCAAAGATACGAAGGAAGGCCTGCGCCACTTCATGGAGTCCCACGGCGCGACCTCGTACGCAGGCATGGACGACGGCACCGTGATCAAAGCCTACGCGGGCGGCCAGACCGGATGGCCCCGTTGGGCCGTCGTCGACCCCGCTGGAAACTGGATCTACGCCAACGCGGGCGAGGTTCCGATCGAGGAGCTGCGCGCGGCGATCGACGCTGCGCTGGACGGGCGTTGA
- a CDS encoding TlpA disulfide reductase family protein has protein sequence MNGNLLIVGVVAAFVVGAAALVAVSPPPASETGEEPLSTAALGEETSTAARPLDPANDLLFKAKFAAPPTALAGTTKFTDSFTVDRDYNFLEIGTGDEGVWAPAVNVYKIRVYDPEGTLVADTDWSGGLFPWVSLPNDRTWPSASVVAPAHGTYAIEVELSAGLTAIVSASGIAGPGADFSTEDILGKGTFTLSEHRGKVVLIDLMATWCGPCKRAMATLAEVYESYDRSQFEIVSVDVDTDETEEDLRNFMQTYGGVWYAGFDDGPRFGGTVSKGYGTGAIPTIAIIDPAGNWIFRHVGSDITADELRAIIDGALASA, from the coding sequence ATGAACGGGAATCTACTGATCGTGGGTGTCGTGGCCGCCTTCGTGGTTGGAGCCGCCGCGCTTGTCGCGGTGTCGCCGCCGCCGGCGAGCGAAACGGGTGAAGAACCGTTGTCGACCGCAGCGCTGGGCGAGGAGACCTCGACGGCCGCGCGTCCGCTGGATCCGGCCAACGACCTCCTCTTCAAGGCGAAGTTTGCCGCGCCGCCGACGGCCTTGGCGGGGACCACGAAGTTCACCGACAGCTTCACCGTGGACCGCGACTACAATTTCCTTGAAATCGGAACGGGCGACGAGGGCGTCTGGGCGCCCGCCGTGAACGTGTACAAGATTCGCGTGTACGACCCCGAGGGAACGCTCGTGGCCGACACCGACTGGTCCGGCGGCCTGTTCCCCTGGGTTTCGCTCCCCAACGACCGCACGTGGCCGAGCGCCTCGGTCGTGGCCCCCGCGCACGGCACCTACGCGATCGAGGTCGAGCTCTCCGCGGGCTTGACGGCCATCGTTTCGGCCAGCGGCATCGCGGGCCCCGGCGCCGACTTCTCCACCGAGGACATCCTGGGCAAGGGAACGTTCACGCTCTCGGAGCACCGCGGCAAGGTCGTGCTCATCGACCTCATGGCCACCTGGTGCGGCCCGTGCAAGCGCGCCATGGCCACGCTCGCCGAGGTCTACGAGTCGTACGATCGGTCCCAGTTCGAGATCGTGAGCGTCGACGTGGACACGGACGAGACGGAGGAGGACCTCCGCAACTTCATGCAGACGTACGGCGGCGTCTGGTACGCCGGCTTCGACGACGGCCCGCGGTTTGGCGGCACCGTCTCGAAGGGCTACGGCACCGGAGCGATCCCCACGATCGCCATCATCGACCCGGCCGGCAACTGGATCTTCCGCCACGTCGGAAGCGACATCACCGCAGACGAGCTGCGGGCCATCATCGACGGCGCGCTCGCGAGCGCCTGA
- a CDS encoding DNA-directed DNA polymerase II small subunit → MNEGASAGAVASADAPVGTAPRAIPASVYALLEERGALLHPEAARYLAASARPLELLRGALSQNGHFLVTLDVLERATESVAGGRGAVPSPGVIAGTAVGPSHGPGGGAGAGPTAGPTSDVPRSPSSPVPKAEPTTSSLLLTIPRYPAPLSVDRVQPRSAAGRADANAGTPAARGADLLARPLLDPSLAQGPSRLVAATALSLGAVPAPSVSPIAAPSPVAGPGIPLPPASIPVDHRFEILRDVTGASTCTGEISDFTKLFNDRYKTLRRILRQRREMVGAMPIDRVPRGGGDSVRVIGIVNEVRTSKNGHRILEVEDDTGVVFVLAPASDPDLLELAETVAQDEVIGVVAKTAKPSNDPRSKGDLLILQDLVRPDVPVTHESPRAQRPASVAFVGDFHFGSRAFLADRWDRFVAWMNGTLGDAQQQALAARVRYLVVNGDVCDGIGIYPGQEGDLAIPDVFEQYRFAGEQLARLPSRVKIFVLPGAHDAVRPAEPQPALGETLRKTFPSNVVFVGNPSFLSIEGVSILAYNGKGIDDYVTTVKGLSASQPLTVMAEMLRRRHLCPMYAHDTPIAPEHRDHLVIDPIPDIFVTGHVHRAGIGSYRGITLVSSSCWQGQTNRQKMLGLQPEPARVPVVDLQTGKAQLLNFDQ, encoded by the coding sequence GTGAACGAGGGGGCAAGCGCGGGAGCCGTCGCAAGCGCCGATGCTCCCGTCGGGACGGCGCCGCGGGCGATTCCTGCCTCGGTGTATGCCCTCCTCGAAGAGCGCGGCGCGCTGCTCCATCCCGAAGCGGCGCGATACCTTGCCGCGTCCGCGCGACCGCTTGAGCTCCTGCGTGGGGCGCTCTCGCAAAACGGCCACTTTCTCGTGACGCTCGACGTCCTGGAACGGGCGACCGAAAGCGTCGCGGGCGGTCGGGGTGCCGTCCCGAGCCCCGGCGTGATCGCCGGCACGGCCGTCGGCCCGAGCCACGGGCCCGGCGGCGGCGCGGGAGCCGGCCCGACCGCGGGACCGACGTCCGACGTCCCCCGGAGCCCGTCGTCTCCCGTGCCCAAGGCCGAGCCTACTACGTCGTCGCTTCTCCTCACGATTCCGCGCTATCCCGCGCCGCTTTCCGTCGACCGCGTGCAGCCCCGAAGCGCCGCGGGGCGCGCCGACGCTAACGCCGGGACCCCCGCGGCGCGCGGCGCGGATCTCCTGGCGCGCCCGCTTCTGGATCCCTCGCTTGCCCAGGGGCCCAGCCGCCTGGTCGCGGCCACGGCGCTCTCGCTCGGCGCGGTCCCCGCTCCCTCCGTGTCCCCGATCGCGGCGCCCTCGCCCGTGGCGGGGCCCGGCATCCCCTTGCCGCCTGCGTCCATTCCCGTCGACCACCGCTTCGAGATCCTTCGGGACGTGACGGGCGCGAGCACGTGCACGGGCGAGATCAGCGACTTCACGAAGCTCTTCAACGACCGGTACAAGACGCTTCGTCGCATCCTCCGCCAGCGGCGCGAGATGGTGGGCGCCATGCCCATCGACCGCGTCCCGCGGGGCGGCGGCGACTCGGTCCGCGTGATCGGCATCGTGAACGAGGTCCGCACGAGCAAGAACGGTCACCGCATCCTCGAGGTCGAGGACGACACGGGCGTCGTGTTCGTGCTCGCCCCCGCGAGCGACCCCGATCTCCTGGAACTGGCCGAGACCGTGGCCCAGGACGAGGTGATCGGCGTCGTGGCCAAGACGGCCAAGCCCTCGAACGATCCCCGCAGCAAGGGCGACCTCCTCATCCTGCAGGACCTCGTCCGCCCGGACGTTCCCGTCACGCACGAGTCGCCGCGCGCGCAGCGCCCGGCTTCGGTCGCCTTCGTCGGCGATTTTCATTTCGGGAGCCGCGCCTTCCTCGCGGACCGCTGGGATCGCTTCGTGGCGTGGATGAACGGGACGCTCGGCGACGCGCAGCAGCAGGCGCTTGCGGCCCGCGTCCGGTACCTCGTCGTGAACGGCGACGTCTGCGACGGGATCGGCATCTACCCTGGTCAGGAGGGTGACCTTGCGATCCCCGACGTCTTCGAGCAGTACCGATTCGCCGGCGAGCAGCTCGCGCGTCTGCCCTCGCGCGTGAAGATCTTCGTCCTCCCGGGCGCGCACGACGCGGTGCGTCCGGCCGAGCCGCAGCCCGCCTTGGGCGAGACGCTTCGCAAGACGTTCCCCTCGAACGTCGTCTTCGTCGGCAACCCGTCGTTCCTGTCGATCGAGGGCGTCTCCATCCTCGCGTACAACGGAAAGGGAATCGACGACTACGTGACGACGGTGAAGGGCTTGTCGGCAAGCCAGCCGTTGACGGTCATGGCGGAGATGCTCCGGCGACGCCACCTTTGCCCCATGTATGCGCACGACACGCCCATCGCGCCCGAGCACCGGGACCATCTCGTGATCGATCCCATCCCGGACATCTTCGTGACCGGCCACGTCCATCGAGCGGGCATCGGATCGTATCGCGGCATCACGCTCGTCTCGTCGAGCTGCTGGCAGGGCCAGACGAACCGGCAGAAGATGCTGGGCCTCCAGCCCGAGCCCGCGCGCGTGCCGGTCGTCGACCTGCAGACGGGCAAGGCGCAGCTGCTGAACTTCGATCAGTAG